One genomic region from Henningerozyma blattae CBS 6284 chromosome 2, complete genome encodes:
- the TBLA0B03560 gene encoding uncharacterized protein (similar to Saccharomyces cerevisiae YMR209C; ancestral locus Anc_8.722), producing the protein MIDILVILTCLFIVMSVLRRYSPFQKWMAQRIDNALHKSQLTTILYSPSLRLIPKNANPNDMNNIENFFISNNTSNLKSISESLRQLKEYSIKAHNANGTIFKRTRELSNDMINQLRELQYFSKITKINESIQSNGQMIDLLIESFLNDLVNVNLNSLNNDNKKFLYEQLNDICKNVGYAITPEYQLTKILNFEPDSLYINSDQYRVVEAVSHICRDWSQPFQNERTPIEEFVLNQLETLNFNNQVERNLVVMPGAGLGRLSHNIATKFPSVKVQSIEWSTLMYICNMAIYSTSHDLEIRPFAMHYSGQLSTSDQIRPYEIQTSSITKPNNLDVLLGDFRTYVPSTGVQNGKYETITVVTPFFIDTAENLFEYIETIESLRYHCKTVQWINVGPLKYGTRPLVQLNVEELEKLRKIRGWVDISQLVSTDYEELNGYLTDTKSLYQGYYGLLKFHSKLTNPGM; encoded by the coding sequence atgATAGATATTTTAGTGATATTAACATGTTTGTTCATCGTAATGTCAGTACTTAGACGATATAGTCCCTTCCAAAAATGGATGGCCCAAAGAATTGATAACGCCCTTCATAAGAGTCAATTGACTACTATATTATATTCTCCTTCTTTACGTCTAATTCCAAAAAATGCAAATCCAAATgatatgaataatatcgagaattttttcattagtaataatacttcGAATTTAAAATCCATTTCTGAAAGTTTACgtcaattaaaagaatattcaataaaagCACATAATGCAAATGGCAcgatttttaaaagaacaaGGGAATTAAGCAATGATATGATTAATCAATTAAGGGAATTACAATATTTCTCGAAGATTactaaaataaatgaatcaaTCCAATCAAATGGTCAAAtgattgatttattaattgaatctTTTCTAAATGATTTGGTTAAtgtaaatttgaattctttaaaCAATGATAATAAGAAGTTCTTATATGAACAGTTGAATGATATTTGTAAAAATGTAGGATATGCTATCACACCTGAATATCAATTaactaaaatattaaactttGAGCCAGATTCCCTGTATATAAACTCTGATCAATATAGAGTAGTTGAAGCTGTTTCTCATATTTGTAGAGATTGGTCACAACCTTTTCAAAATGAGCGTACCCCAATAGAAGAATTTGTCttaaatcaattagaaactttaaattttaacaaTCAAGTTGAAAGAAATTTGGTTGTCATGCCGGGTGCTGGTCTTGGTAGACTATCGCATAATATAGCTACTAAATTCCCAAGCGTTAAAGttcaatcaattgaatgGTCAACTTTAATGTATATATGCAATATGGCTATTTATTCAACATCGCATGATTTAGAGATACGTCCATTCGCAATGCATTATTCAGGCCAATTATCTACTTCCGATCAAATTAGACCTTATGAGATTCAAACAAGTTCAATTACTAAACCTAATAACCTTGATGTATTACTTGGCGATTTTAGAACCTATGTTCCTTCTACAGGTGTACAAAATGGGAAATATGAAACTATTACTGTTGTGACTCCGTTTTTTATCGATACAGCAgagaatttatttgaatatattgaaacTATTGAATCCTTGAGATATCATTGTAAGACAGTACAATGGATTAACGTTGGTCCATTGAAATATGGTACTAGACCATTAGTTCAACTAAAtgttgaagaattagaaaaattaagaaaaattcgTGGTTGGGTTGATATTTCTCAACTAGTTTCAACTGATTATGAAGAGTTGAATGGATATTTGACAGATACTAAGTCGCTATATCAAGGCTATTATGGTttgttaaaatttcattctAAACTGACTAATCCAGGGATGTAG
- the YTM1 gene encoding Ytm1p (similar to Saccharomyces cerevisiae YTM1 (YOR272W); ancestral locus Anc_8.721) gives MTDDNSQVKIKFFTREVDETLHVQDTPMYVPISLKRYGLSEIVNHLLKLETVVPFDFLIDGELLRVSLEEYLTKKGLSSENSLNIEYTRAVLPPSFLNSFNNEDWISSLDVGDDKSIISGSYDGVVRTWNMSGKVQKQYSGHSGPIRSVKYISNTRLASAGNDRTLRLWKTKSDDSKQIPLDIDVNDDNELIEDGKTLAILEGHKAPVVSIDVSIQTSKILSASYDNSIGLWSTNYKDMTIVDPMEDLNNSSNKISTAARKRRKMTLKDGSVRRRAPLSLLESHSAPVEQVIFDSQDQTVGYSVSQDHAIKTWDLITSRCVDTKSTSYSLLSIAQLPKLNLLACGSSARHITLHDPRVNSSSKITQQQLIGHKNFVVSLDTCPENDYMLCSGSHDGTVKVWDVRSTTPMYTITREDKSVQKGVNDKVFAVNWSETAGIISGGQDKKIQFNKGDNIFKN, from the coding sequence ATGACAGATGACAATTCCCAAGTTAAGATCAAATTCTTTACCCGTGAAGTGGACGAAACTTTACATGTCCAAGACACACCAATGTATGTTCCAATTTCGTTGAAAAGATACGGTCTTTCCGAAATTGTCAAccatcttttaaaattggaaaCTGTGGTTccatttgattttttaatcgATGGTGAACTATTACGTGTTTCATTAGAAGAATATTTGACCAAAAAAGGGCTTTCTAGTGAAAATTCTTTGAATATCGAATATACAAGAGCTGTCTTACCTCcttcatttttaaacagttttaataatgaagattgGATTAGTTCCTTAGATGTCGGTGATGATAAATCCATCATTTCCGGGTCCTATGATGGGGTAGTAAGAACTTGGAATATGTCAGGGAAAGTTCAAAAACAATATAGTGGCCATTCAGGTCCAATCCGTTCtgttaaatatatttcaaatacaaGATTAGCTTCTGCTGGTAATGATAGAACTTTACGTCTTTGGAAGACCAAGAGTGATGACTCTAAGCAAATTCCATTAGATATTGAtgttaatgatgataatgaattgattGAAGATGGGAAAACCTTGGCCATCTTGGAAGGTCATAAGGCTCCTGTAGTGTCTATTGATGTTTCTATACAAACTTCCAAAATTTTATCAGCTTCGTACGATAATTCTATTGGTCTATGGTCCACCAATTATAAAGATATGACTATCGTTGATCCAATGGAAGATTTGAACAATTCAAGTAATAAAATCTCTACAGCCGCTAGAAAGAGAAGAAAGATGACTTTAAAAGATGGTTCAGTGAGAAGACGTGCACCTCTATCTCTTTTGGAATCGCATTCTGCCCCAGTAGAACAAGTAATTTTTGATTCACAAGATCAAACCGTAGGTTACTCAGTGTCACAAGATCACGCCATTAAGACTTGGGATTTAATCACTTCTCGTTGTGTCGATACAAAATCAActtcatattcattattatcaattgcTCAATTACCAAAATTGAATCTATTGGCCTGTGGTTCTAGTGCAAGACATATCACTTTACATGATCCTCGTGTAAATTCTTCTTCCAAAATTACTCAACAACAATTGATCGGTCATAAAAATTTCGTTGTATCTCTTGATACATGCCCTGAAAATGATTATATGTTATGTTCTGGTTCCCATGACGGTACCGTTAAAGTATGGGACGTTAGATCTACTACTCCAATGTACACTATTACCAGAGAAGATAAATCCGTTCAAAAAGGTGTTAATGACAAAGTTTTTGCAGTCAATTGGTCTGAAACAGCTGGTATAATTAGTGGTGGTCAAGATaagaaaattcaatttaataaaggtgataatatctttaagAATTAA
- the VPH1 gene encoding H(+)-transporting V0 sector ATPase subunit a (similar to Saccharomyces cerevisiae VPH1 (YOR270C); ancestral locus Anc_8.718): protein MASAVAPPKDEAIFRSAEMSLIEFYISQEIGRDAVYTLGQLGLVQFRDLNSKIRPFQRTFVKEIRNLDNVERQYRYFFKLLLKHDIQLYEDETLIESFKLTQKKDFNIESIQVSPNNSIIGDHMTNATYLETRLLEMEEAVDSLETQKADLEQYRIVLQSGDQFFESIEQGNPELLNLSSSNGNDIETNVLSGGVLPSSVNYVTGVIAREKIGVLEQILWRVLRGNLFFKYLEIEEPIYDSQSKTKIYKNVFIVFSHGDMIMKRIRKISESLDAKLYDVSENEQERGAKLNKVNQSLTDLYTVLQTTLTTLQSELYAIAKELNFWFQDIAREKSVYETLNKFSSDSNRKILIAEGWVPKDQIYILQQCMDQMIARLGIDSPSIIQIVETNKTPPTYHRTNKFTEGFQNICDCYGIAKYREVNAGLPTIVTFPFMFAIMFGDMGHGFLMFLCGLCLVLNESKIDKMKRGEIFDMAYSGRYIVLMMGLFSMYTGFLYNDIFSLSMTFFKSGWEWPKEGWKEGQSIEATATGVYPIGLDWIWHGTENALLFSNSYKMKLSIIMGFIHMSYSYMFSLVNAINFQSMIDIVGNFIPGLIFMQSIFGYLSLTIVYKWSKDWIKDGKPAPGLLNMLINMFLAPGVIDDELYRHQGKVQVVLLFLALICIPWLLIVKPLHYKLTHKEKSIESSDDHETQHLLQSTNNNREEDGDEHLLEIEEHDQDADEDEAAHGEGFSDLMIHQVIYTIEFCLNCVSHTASYLRLWALSLAHAQLSSVLWTMTIKIAFGVPGLLGVLMTVFLFGMWFVLTCTVLVVMEGTSAMLHSLRLHWVESMSKFFVGDGVYYTPFAFQYIDLEDFTAAAKVNTAAAGDE, encoded by the coding sequence ATGGCATCTGCAGTGGCTCCTCCCAAAGATGAAGCCATCTTCCGTTCTGCAGAAATGTCATTGATTGAATTTTATATCTCTCAAGAAATCGGTAGAGACGCTGTGTACACTCTTGGCCAGTTGGGTTTAGTTCAGTTCAGAGACTTGAATTCCAAGATTCGTCCCTTCCAAAGAACTTTTGTTAAAGAGATTAGAAACCTAGATAATGTCGAGAGACAATATAGATATTTCTTCaagttattattgaaaCATGACATTCAATTATATGAAGATGAAACTTTGATTGAATCATTCAAATTAACTCAAAAGAAGGATTTCAACATTGAATCGATTCAAGTTTCTCCAAACAATTCCATCATTGGTGATCATATGACTAATGCCACATATTTAGAAACAAGATTGCTTGAAATGGAGGAAGCTGTGGACTCCTTAGAGACTCAAAAAGCTGATTTGGAGCAATACCGTATTGTTTTACAAAGTGGTGATCAATTCTTTGAATCTATCGAGCAAGGTAATCCAGAACTATTGAATTTGAGTAGTTCTAATGgtaatgatattgaaacCAATGTATTGAGTGGTGGGGTCTTACCTTCATCAGTCAACTATGTCACAGGTGTTATTGCTAGAGAAAAAATTGGTGTTTTAGAACAAATTCTTTGGAGAGTCTTGAGAggtaatttatttttcaaatatttggaaattgAAGAACCTATTTATGATTCTCAATCAAAGACCaagatttacaaaaatGTCTTTATTGTCTTTTCTCATGGTGACATGATCATGAAGCGCATTAGAAAGATTTCTGAATCCTTGGATGCTAAATTATATGATGTTAGTGAAAATGAACAAGAAAGAGGTGCCAAATTAAACAAAGTTAATCAATCTTTAACTGATTTATACACTGTCTTGCAGACCACTTTGACTACTTTACAAAGTGAATTATATGCCATTGCcaaagaattaaatttctGGTTCCAAGATATTGCTCGTGAAAAATCAGTTTATGAgactttaaataaattcagCAGTGATTCCAATCGTAAGATTTTAATTGCGGAAGGGTGGGTCCCCAAGGATCAAATTTATATCTTACAACAATGTATGGATCAAATGATTGCAAGATTGGGTATTGATTCTCCAtctattattcaaattgtGGAAACTAACAAGACTCCACCAACTTATCATCGTACCAACAAATTCACTGAAGGtttccaaaatatttgtgATTGTTATGGTATTGCCAAATATAGAGAAGTTAATGCCGGTTTACCTACCATTGTGACTTTCCCCTTTATGTTTGCTATCATGTTTGGTGATATGGGCCATGGGtttttaatgtttttatGTGGGTTATGCTTAGTATTGAATGAATCCAAGATTGATAAGATGAAACGTGGTGAAATTTTCGATATGGCTTATTCTGGTAGATATATTGTCTTGATGATGGGGTTGTTTTCCATGTACACTGGGTTCTTGTACAATGATATCTTTTCATTGTCAATGACTTTCTTTAAGAGTGGCTGGGAATGGCCTAAAGAAGGTTGGAAAGAAGGTCAAAGTATTGAAGCCACTGCTACCGGTGTTTACCCTATCGGGTTGGATTGGATTTGGCATGGAACTGAAAATGCTCTTTTGTTTTCCAATTCATACAAGATGAAATTATCCATCATCATGGGGTTCATCCATATGTCTTATTCCTACATGTTTTCTTTAGTGAATGCCATTAATTTCCAATCCATGATTGATATCGTTGGTAATTTCATCCCAGGTTTAATTTTCATGCAAAGTATCTTTGgttatttatcattaacCATTGTTTACAAATGGTCCAAAGATTGGATCAAAGATGGTAAACCTGCACCTGGTTTGTTGAACATGCTAATCAACATGTTTTTGGCTCCAGGTGTCATTGACGATGAATTGTATAGGCATCAAGGTAAAGTTCaagttgtattattattccttGCTTTGATTTGTATCCCATGGTTATTAATTGTTAAACCATTGCATTACAAATTGACTCACAAGGAGAAATCTATAGAATCCTCTGATGACCACGAAACACAACACCTATTACAATCAACGAACAACAACCGTGAAGAAGATGGTGATGAACATCTATTGGAAATCGAAGAACATGACCAAGATGCCGATGAAGATGAGGCTGCTCATGGCGAAGGCTTCAGTGATTTAATGATTCATCAAGTCATCTATACTATTGAATTCTGCTTAAACTGTGTTTCTCACACTGCCTCATATTTAAGATTGTGGGCTTTATCCCTAGCTCATGCACAATTATCCAGTGTCTTATGGACCATGACTATCAAGATTGCATTTGGAGTCCCAGGTTTATTAGGTGTTTTGATGACTGTATTCTTATTTGGTATGTGGTTTGTTCTAACATGTACCGTGTTAGTGGTCATGGAAGGTACCAGTGCCATGTTACATTCTTTAAGATTACATTGGGTGGAATCCATGTCCAAGTTCTTTGTCGGTGATGGTGTTTACTACACTCCATTTGCCTTCCAATACATCGATTTGGAAGATTTCACAGCAGCTGCTAAAGTAAACACAGCTGCAGCTGGAGATGAATAA
- the HRK1 gene encoding putative serine/threonine protein kinase HRK1 (similar to Saccharomyces cerevisiae HRK1 (YOR267C); ancestral locus Anc_8.716), whose translation MPRLLSRNLFSSDKDKERPSHGHSQQTEGAAHNIHAGSSPNNLHSHPTNGSLNPPHANSPLIRSSKSFLNFINRGPSNDSLKSEKSDDSIHKHPNNNNMGHSVNAGGNGGTSRINTNANNSNNNSAFNGILSQESMSPTSPRPSHSMAELKRFFRPSVPKKLNMTSIHNPNMQGPGNTGAATATATSPLTHHVPVHASANHAASSSTSLATNASATRSRNASSATLSSMSAAHHQNHHGHTQSAIPPSSDSTLSLSNKINIYHDDSILAQKYGKLGKLLGSGAGGSVKILTRPSDGAVFAVKEFRPRKHNESVKDYAKKCTAEFLIGSTLHHPNIVETMDIFSDSKQNKYYEVMEYCPVDFFAVVMTGKMSRGEINCCLKQLTKGVKYLHSKGLAHRDLKLDNCVMNDKGILKLIDFGSTVVFRYPFETQTTMAHGIVGSDPYLAPEVLTSTKSYDPQFVDVWSIGIIYCCMMLKRFPWKVPRRDTDENFKLFCLEDDMPHDYEKSARDHEILLKERRDQRKKGESHLHNAPHVATPAQTPISPHAPAQSSIVQNKIEDIIDGPTPQHSAEHPDVNNNTNNVNTNTVMTTPVHPIEHNNTETTATQTPGNSFVNTNAIAEIKIENDKENIDINSTHQKPNSSDIQGNNNMGTPKITTDNHHIYDDNAGNNYNNKSNNLNSNTPTITDNNNNDNHSTHHNHESQNIHNINNNTANIHHNNSSNAHHNSSSNAHHNNEDVKSVVTTDSKVSHATKTKQDNQPHHKRVIHGPYRLLRLLPHASRPIMSRILQVDPKKRATLDDMLNDEWFQSIDCCTMDQRKHIIRAEGHHHTVVKEINNQMQTYKI comes from the coding sequence ATGCCCAGATTGCTTTCCAGAAATCTGTTCAGTAGTGATAAGGATAAGGAAAGACCATCTCATGGCCATTCCCAGCAGACAGAAGGTGCCGCCCATAATATCCATGCTGGTTCTTCTCCAAACAACTTACATAGCCATCCGACCAATGGTTCGTTGAATCCTCCACATGCTAATAGTCCGTTGATCAGATCTTCCAAATCGTTCCTGAATTTCATCAATAGAGGGCCTAGCAATGATTCTTTGAAAAGTGAAAAGTCCGATGACTCAATTCATAAACAtcctaataataataatatgggCCATTCGGTAAATGCTGGTGGTAATGGTGGTACTTCTAGGATCAATACCAATGCCAATAACTCAAACAACAATTCTGCATTCAATGGTATCTTGTCGCAGGAATCAATGTCTCCAACTTCTCCTAGACCTAGTCATTCAATGGCAGAATTGAAAAGGTTTTTCAGACCTTCGGTACCCAAAAAGTTGAATATGACATCGATACATAACCCGAATATGCAGGGTCCTGGTAACACGGGagcagcaacagcaacagcaactTCGCCGTTGACTCATCATGTTCCTGTACATGCATCTGCCAACCATGCTGCCTCTTCTTCTACAAGTTTGGCTACAAACGCATCTGCTACTAGATCTAGAAATGCTTCTTCAGCCACACTGAGTAGTATGTCTGCAGCTCATCATCAAAATCATCATGGTCATACTCAATCTGCCATCCCTCCATCATCGGATTCTactttatctttatcaaataaGATTAACATCTACCATGATGATTCGATCTTGGCTCAGAAATACGGGAAACTGGGTAAACTGCTAGGTTCAGGGGCTGGTGGGTCTGTCAAGATCTTGACAAGACCTTCAGATGGTGCTGTGTTTGCTGTCAAAGAATTTAGACCAAGAAAACATAATGAATCAGTCAAAGATTATGCCAAAAAATGTACTGCAGAATTCTTGATTGGTTCCACATTACATCATCCAAATATCGTGGAGACTATGGATATTTTTTCAGATTCCAAACAGAACAAATACTATGAAGTTATGGAATATTGTCCTGTTGATTTCTTCGCAGTGGTCATGACGGGCAAAATGTCTCGTGGTGAaattaattgttgtttaaaacaattgaCCAAGGGGgtcaaatatttacattCCAAAGGGTTGGCTCATAGAGATTTGAAGTTGGATAACTGTGTCATGAATGATAAAggtattttgaaattgatcGATTTTGGTTCCACCGTGGTTTTCAGATACCCTTTTGAAACCCAAACTACAATGGCTCATGGTATCGTAGGTTCAGATCCTTACTTAGCTCCAGAAGTCTTGACCTCTACGAAAAGTTATGATCCTCAATTTGTGGATGTTTGGTCCATTGGTATCATCTATTGTTGTATGATGTTGAAAAGATTCCCTTGGAAAGTACCTAGAAGAGATACtgatgaaaatttcaaattattttgtctTGAAGATGATATGCCACACGATTATGAAAAATCAGCAAGAGATcatgaaatattattgaaagaaagaagagatcaaagaaaaaaaggtGAATCTCATTTACATAATGCTCCTCATGTGGCAACACCTGCACAAACACCTATCTCACCACATGCTCCAGCACAATCATCAATTgtacaaaataaaatagaagaTATAATAGACGGTCCAACTCCACAACATTCTGCAGAACATCCAgatgtaaataataataccaataatgTTAATACTAATACTGTAATGACAACTCCAGTTCATCCAATTGAACATAATAATACTGAGACTACTGCCACTCAAACACCTGGAAATAGCTTTGTTAATACGAATGCCATTGCTGAAATTAAGATAGAAAACGATAAGgaaaatatagatataaaTTCAACTCATCAGAAACCAAACTCATCAGATATACaaggtaataataatatgggAACTCCAAAGATAACAACAGATAATCATCATATTTATGATGATAACGCTGGAAACAATTACAATAATAAGTCCAATAATCTAAACAGTAACACTCCAACTATtactgataataataataacgatAATCACAGCACACATCATAATCACGAGAGTCAAAACATTCataacattaataataatactgcAAATATCCATCATAACAATTCTTCAAATGCCCACCATAATAGTTCTTCAAATGCCCATcataataatgaagatgtCAAGAGTGTTGTTACTACAGATTCAAAAGTTAGTCATGCTactaaaacaaaacaaGATAATCAACCTCATCATAAGAGAGTCATCCATGGCCCTTATAGATTGCTAAGATTATTGCCACATGCTTCAAGACCAATCATGTCAAGAATATTACAAGTAGATCCAAAGAAAAGAGCTACGTTGGATGATATGCTTAACGATGAATGGTTCCAATCTATAGATTGTTGTACAATGGATCAAAGAAAGCATATAATTAGAGCAGAAGGCCACCATCATACTGTTGTAAAAGAAATCAACAACCAAATGCAAACCTACAAGATCTAA
- the PNT1 gene encoding Pnt1p (similar to Saccharomyces cerevisiae PNT1 (YOR266W); ancestral locus Anc_8.715), which translates to MLKLNSQRSLPMTLFPKQSIYAKVESDPKIGRWRKPIVKIFRLGVYIVKYYKTGIQETYNIYKNSKNFKMEINKLTSIDLKNSSSPITELYKYVEFQDIKVRNTHLENNNGKDTSNGKPITSHIPITRKQLVEYYRRNQVWKLPRFALIAFIFEEITALLCYIWPNIAPHNCLSPGGYKKISNSLILQRNKFQAKNKTKKMIENSLEYNSPFSLSTNELKLKLRNSTASKVKLFIYSKFQNNKKFQEKSLNEFYQYIYLNDRILLENILKPNLFEEKNSITRLTYRELAQEILERQLYEYDEDINKMVNDQSEREILLLRLIIYLSYIYDDCIGINGTQFLHSEKWGAANMNLLENRGTVSQQLVNNDTFSNIHLL; encoded by the coding sequence ATGTTGAAGCTAAATTCACAAAGATCTTTACCAATGACTTTATTTCCTAAACAATCAATTTATGCGAAGGTTGAATCAGATCCTAAGATTGGTAGATGGAGAAAGCCGattgttaaaatatttagattGGGTGTATACATTGTAAAGTATTATAAAACAGGCATCCAAGAAacttataatatttataagaattctaaaaactttaaaatggaaattaataaattaacttcaatagatttgaaaaactCATCATCTCCTATTACTGAATTATACAAGTATGTTGAATTTCAAGATATTAAGGTTAGAAATACCCATTTagagaataataatggtaaagATACTTCAAATGGTAAGCCGATTACTTCTCATATTCCAATCACTAGGAAACAATTGGTGGAATATTATAGAAGAAATCAAGTTTGGAAATTACCTAGATTTGCACTAATTGCATtcatatttgaagaaattaccGCTTTACTTTGTTATATTTGGCCTAATATTGCACCACATAATTGTCTTTCTCCTGGTggatacaaaaaaatatccaattctttaatattacaaaGAAATAAGTTTCAAGCTAAgaataaaactaaaaaaatgatcGAAAATAGCCTTGAATATAATTCCccattttctttatcaacAAATGAActtaaattgaaattaaggAACTCTACAGCTTCAAAagttaaattattcatttactctaaatttcaaaacaataaaaaatttcaagaaaagtctttaaatgaattctatcaatatatttatttaaacgATAGAATATtgttagaaaatatattgaaaccaaatttatttgaagaaaaaaattcgaTAACGAGATTGACATATAGAGAACTAGCTCAAGAAATTTTGGAGAGACAATTATATGAGTATGATGAAGATATCAATAAAATGGTTAATGATCAATCAGAGagagaaattttattattaagattgattatatatctatcatatatatatgatgATTGTATAGGGATAAATGGTACACAATTTTTACATTCTGAAAAATGGGGGGCTGCCAATATGAACTTACTTGAAAATAGAGGTACTGTATCACAACAACttgtaaataatgatacattttctaatatcCACCTTCTATAA
- the RBL2 gene encoding Rbl2p (similar to Saccharomyces cerevisiae RBL2 (YOR265W); ancestral locus Anc_8.714) has translation MTPTSLQIKVKALQRLIKEETYYKQELKEQTEHVEKLKNDSEVDPYDLKKQIEVQQDTERLLPSLYKKIEQFKENLNEYMESYEGTEDLTEAKEIVIKANELLSTKISA, from the coding sequence ATGACACCTACCTCTTTACaaattaaagttaaagCTTTGCAAAGATTAATTAAGGAAGAAACTTATTACAAgcaagaattaaaagaacaAACTGAACatgttgaaaaattaaagaatgatTCTGAGGTTGATCCTTATGatctaaaaaaacaaattgaaGTTCAACAAGATACTGAAAGATTGCTACCAAGtttatacaaaaaaattgaacaatttaaagaaaatttgaaCGAATATATGGAATCTTACGAAGGCACTGAAGATTTGACTGAGGCTAAAGAAATCGTTATTAAAGCAAATGAATTATTGTCTACTAAGATTTCTGCTTAG